Part of the Thermococcus sp. 18S1 genome, GAGCCCCACTTAAAAGTTAAAGAAAGAACTCAATTGAACCCAATCTGCTTGAGGAGCTCCACGACCCTGTTGAAGGGCTCGGCGAGAACCTCCTCGTCCCAGAACTCGTCGGGAACGGCCATCTTGGCGTGAACCTTACCCCCATCCTCGTACAGGAGCAGGTGGCATGGAGCAACCATGCCGATCTCCTCGTTCCTCTTCCAGAGCTCATAGAAGATTTTAGCGTTGCAGAGGCCGAGTGTCTTGTACCTCGGCATGTCAA contains:
- a CDS encoding DUF302 domain-containing protein, which translates into the protein MIEARLVFNGSFDEAEAKVKEVLPQAGFAVVWEQDFTAVVKNKLGIDMPRYKTLGLCNAKIFYELWKRNEEIGMVAPCHLLLYEDGGKVHAKMAVPDEFWDEEVLAEPFNRVVELLKQIGFN